TGATACATCATCTTAATCAGGTTTTGAGCATGCTCCCTTGCCCTGTTTTCGGCGAGCTTCTTTAACTCAACAGGATCTTCTTCCTCATCCTCATGGACAAATACCTCCAATATGTGGGTGTTTGTCATTAACTGGGCATTGATGAGACCTGTTGACGCTTCGTGAGCGCACATCTTATCCTTTTCCATAGGTCCCGGCATTCCAAGTGCCATTACGATATCACAGTTTTCCTCTTCTATGAGGATTTTGGCTGTGACAGGCAGGTCCTTGACTCCCGGAACGGTTTGGCGAATGATTTTTAAGTCATGAGCGTTGTTTTTAAGCTCATCAATAGCTGCTGCCGCCATATCAAAACGGGCAAAAGTTGTATCGCAAATTCCAATCCTCATATAATTTCACCTTACAAAGAAATATGTTCATATTAATATAATAATTATTCGGTAAAAATGATTAAGCAGTAAAAAAATTAAAAAAAATTAGTTTTTGTTGATAAGCTTTAAAAACTTATATCTGGCCTCATCGATTGTCAAAGGATAGTCTCCTTCCATGTCAAAGCCGTCCTTTTCCAACTGCTGGAAAAGCTCCGTTACGATAGGAACCTTAAGATTGGCCTGTTCCAGGATATTAGGCTGTGAAAATATCTCTTTGGGAGTTCCTTCAGCAATCAACTCTCCATCAACCATGACAAAAGTCCTGTTTGCGTAATCCGGAACCAGATCGACTTCGTGGGTTGAAATGATAATCGTTATTCCTTCCTCATTAAGTTCCTTAAGCAATGCTGACAAGTTGGTTACTCCCTGAGGGTCAAGTCCTGCGGTAGGCTCATCCAAAACCATGATTTCAGGCTTCATGGCCAATATTCCGGCAATTGCGACCCTTTTCTTCTGGCCTCCGCTTAAATGGTGAGGAGCAGTCTTTTCATAGCCGCTCATTCCGACACGCTCAAGAGCCTCTTCAACCCTGTTTTGAACCTCTTCCATCGGCAGCTTTAAATTTAAAGGACCGAAAGCCACGTCCTCCTCAACTGTAGGGGCGAAAATCTGGTCATCAGGGTTTTGAAATACGATTCCAACCTTTTGCCTGAACTTAAGCAGGGATTTCTTGTCGTATTTAAGCTCTTCGCCGTCAATGAATACCTGGCCTTCATCCGGCTCATAGATTCCATTCAAATGAAGGAACAATGTGGATTTGCCTGCACCGTTTTTACCTAAAAGGGCAACCATTTCTCCCCTTTCGATTTTTAAACTTACTCCCTTTAAAGCCTGATAATCGTTATTGTATGAATATTTAAGATTTTTAACCTCTAACATTTAAATTACCTCAATTTTTTGGTTTATAAACTGGAAGTTCACCGTCATATCCTCTTGAATCAAGAGCGTTCTGCATCGTTTCGCTTTTATCAAGAGATCTTAAAAATATCGTACTTGCAAGAGCGCCTAATGATTTGAATGAATTCATATAGGAATGATATCCAAGTCTTGTTTGCTGTGCCTTCTGCATTGTATCTATTTCATTCAGGAATATAAATATTGTATTGTACATCAGAAGGGCAATTTCAATTACGACTTTAGGAACTTTTAATTCACCTAAACAATGCAATATTTTTGCAATTGGTGTAGTGAGCGCTAAAAAGCCCAAACAAGGTAAACATCCCATAACACGGGCAAACGTGTAAACCCCGTAATGCAGGGAATCCTTAGTAACTACTATCCCAAATATTCCGGTTCTATAGATTATTTCTCCGCTTCCAAAGAAGAAAATTAAAAACAGACATGTTATTATAAGAAATGCCATTGGAATTGATAGGAATTTCAAATAGGATTTATAATTGATTTTTGCTATAACCAGTATAACAAAAGACATTACAATAAATATAAACAAATCGAAATACAGATTATCCAGAGCCAAGGTTACAATCAGCAAGATTATTGTCAAAAAGAGTTTAACATAAGGGTTTGATTCCGTTAAAGCGTTATTGTGGGCTATGTAATCCATATCAAATTTCATAAAAAATCACAAAAAATAAATAAAGGAAGATGAATTATTCATCTCCTTTAGATTGTCCTCTCCATAATCCAAAGAAGTAACCGATAATGATTGCTCCTATAGCAGCTTGAAGAGCGAATATTAAACTTTCTATTTCTCCGCTAGGAGGTTCCCAAATAGATGAAAACCAAGGTTGAAAACCAGTTTTTTCAACAGCTTCACCTGCAGCGTCATCTGCTCCACCAAAGTATCCGTCATCTTCTCCATGACCATTATACATTATTAATGGTGCAAGGAAGATAACTATACAGATTACAGCTAATATAATTAATGTTGTTTTTTCCATGTTATCACCTTATGCCTCATTAGGAGCTAAAGCATCGAGTTTAGCTAATAATTTTGGTTTGTATACTTTTAATCTATCCCAGATAATTACTGTTAAGATACCTTCACCAACAGCCAATGGCACTTGAGTTACTGCGAAAATAACTAAAAATTTAGTTAATGCGCTTCCGAAACTTGGAGATGGGAAAGCTAAAGCTAATTGGAATGAAGTAGCAACGTAAGTTAATAAGTCACCTAAAAATGCTGCAAAGAAAATTGCGATTGTTGATGAGACATTAGCTTTGAGTAATAATTTGTAAATCAGCCAAGCTACTAAAGGTCCTACAATACCCATTGAGAAAATGTTTGCTCCTAAAGTGGTTAATCCACCGTGTGCAAGTAAGATAGCTTGGAAAAGAAGAACAATAGTTGCTAAAACAGCA
The sequence above is a segment of the Methanobrevibacter millerae genome. Coding sequences within it:
- the ribC gene encoding riboflavin synthase — encoded protein: MRIGICDTTFARFDMAAAAIDELKNNAHDLKIIRQTVPGVKDLPVTAKILIEEENCDIVMALGMPGPMEKDKMCAHEASTGLINAQLMTNTHILEVFVHEDEEEDPVELKKLAENRAREHAQNLIKMMYHRKAMRKEAGMGMREGKEDAGPL
- a CDS encoding ATP-binding cassette domain-containing protein, with product MLEVKNLKYSYNNDYQALKGVSLKIERGEMVALLGKNGAGKSTLFLHLNGIYEPDEGQVFIDGEELKYDKKSLLKFRQKVGIVFQNPDDQIFAPTVEEDVAFGPLNLKLPMEEVQNRVEEALERVGMSGYEKTAPHHLSGGQKKRVAIAGILAMKPEIMVLDEPTAGLDPQGVTNLSALLKELNEEGITIIISTHEVDLVPDYANRTFVMVDGELIAEGTPKEIFSQPNILEQANLKVPIVTELFQQLEKDGFDMEGDYPLTIDEARYKFLKLINKN
- the cbiQ gene encoding cobalt ECF transporter T component CbiQ — protein: MKFDMDYIAHNNALTESNPYVKLFLTIILLIVTLALDNLYFDLFIFIVMSFVILVIAKINYKSYLKFLSIPMAFLIITCLFLIFFFGSGEIIYRTGIFGIVVTKDSLHYGVYTFARVMGCLPCLGFLALTTPIAKILHCLGELKVPKVVIEIALLMYNTIFIFLNEIDTMQKAQQTRLGYHSYMNSFKSLGALASTIFLRSLDKSETMQNALDSRGYDGELPVYKPKN
- a CDS encoding energy-coupling factor ABC transporter substrate-binding protein, with protein sequence MEKTTLIILAVICIVIFLAPLIMYNGHGEDDGYFGGADDAAGEAVEKTGFQPWFSSIWEPPSGEIESLIFALQAAIGAIIIGYFFGLWRGQSKGDE
- the cbiM gene encoding cobalt ECF transporter S component CbiM, with the translated sequence MHIMEGYLPMMWCTIWYVISFIVVAYGIYQINKIVGETPESKALLAVSGAFMFVLSSLKLPSVTGSCSHPCGNGLGAALFGPAVTAVLATIVLLFQAILLAHGGLTTLGANIFSMGIVGPLVAWLIYKLLLKANVSSTIAIFFAAFLGDLLTYVATSFQLALAFPSPSFGSALTKFLVIFAVTQVPLAVGEGILTVIIWDRLKVYKPKLLAKLDALAPNEA